The Methanoplanus sp. FWC-SCC4 genome has a window encoding:
- a CDS encoding PIG-L deacetylase family protein, translated as MKKILIISPHTDDGELGCGGAIARFVEEGNDVSYVALSSCEKSVPKECPPDILKTEVKRATKVLGIDEPILYGFDVREFPRLRQEILDVLISLKNEIKPDLVFTPSTYDTHQDHKTTREETLRAFKQCTILGYEQPWNNITFNTLAFISLNEEHLEKKIEALKCYETQKDRSYLSDNFIRGLALTRGTQIEEKYAEAFEVIKWVMRLGV; from the coding sequence ATGAAAAAAATATTGATAATAAGTCCTCATACAGATGATGGGGAACTGGGGTGCGGAGGGGCGATCGCACGGTTTGTAGAAGAAGGAAATGATGTCAGCTATGTGGCATTATCAAGTTGTGAGAAGTCTGTTCCCAAAGAATGTCCGCCGGATATTTTAAAGACAGAGGTTAAAAGAGCGACAAAGGTTCTGGGAATCGATGAACCCATATTATATGGATTTGATGTACGGGAATTTCCACGGTTAAGGCAGGAGATTCTTGATGTACTGATCAGTTTAAAAAATGAAATAAAACCAGATCTGGTATTCACTCCTTCAACTTATGATACTCATCAGGATCATAAAACAACACGGGAGGAGACTTTAAGAGCATTTAAACAATGTACCATACTAGGCTATGAACAGCCATGGAACAATATTACATTTAATACGCTAGCTTTTATCTCTCTTAATGAAGAGCATTTGGAGAAAAAAATTGAGGCACTAAAGTGCTATGAAACTCAAAAGGATAGGTCATATTTATCAGATAATTTCATACGAGGGCTTGCTCTGACAAGGGGGACGCAGATTGAAGAAAAATATGCGGAGGCATTTGAAGTAATTAAATGGGTTATGAGACTGGGGGTATGA
- a CDS encoding DUF1616 domain-containing protein, with protein sequence MDEMDVLGILRAIFGLILILFIPGYAITWALFPIREEREFLERIAFSFVLSIVSVILSVLFIDIILGIDTTPENIFITILLLTAIATGIWKLEISYLESSLKRRFDQKRNGKMGMETFDISLIRDRIEPEITKGIKSDQKDSKSELDEDEMSEFNEKSQNEISEENGKKNMGIIYEIPINIPHKERDLKSWSLLKSTSGIGKYLKMEDHDEKK encoded by the coding sequence ATGGATGAAATGGATGTATTGGGTATTTTAAGGGCAATTTTTGGACTGATATTAATATTATTCATTCCAGGTTATGCTATCACGTGGGCATTATTTCCAATTAGAGAAGAAAGGGAATTTTTGGAGAGAATTGCATTTTCTTTTGTTTTAAGTATCGTATCAGTGATTTTGTCAGTTCTTTTTATTGACATAATACTTGGTATAGATACAACTCCTGAAAATATTTTTATCACGATTCTATTATTGACGGCTATTGCTACCGGAATTTGGAAACTGGAGATATCATATCTTGAAAGTTCTTTGAAAAGGCGTTTTGATCAAAAAAGAAATGGAAAAATGGGAATGGAGACTTTTGACATTTCATTAATCAGAGATAGAATAGAGCCTGAAATAACGAAAGGAATAAAATCCGATCAAAAAGACAGCAAATCTGAGCTTGATGAAGACGAAATGTCTGAATTTAATGAAAAGAGTCAAAACGAAATTTCAGAAGAAAATGGGAAAAAAAATATGGGTATAATTTATGAAATTCCCATCAATATCCCTCATAAAGAGAGAGATTTAAAAAGTTGGTCTTTATTAAAATCCACATCAGGGATTGGCAAATATCTGAAAATGGAGGATCATGATGAAAAAAAATGA
- a CDS encoding MraY family glycosyltransferase, whose protein sequence is MIDELATLVNSLGFMVLTFFLVPFFMMLASMPNIIHKLRDKGCVSKDMYKKDLPDVALNGGLVILLLSLLSISIISLFYSRYIEDVNYAIITVVSLFAFFGILDDVIDIGRPAKLILLYYCAYSLMPFIPHNINCCIPFIGTFTVGIIALQIIIPLYVPVVANLVNMHSGFNGLAPGLSLMIIITLIIKALYHGDVCKILFIVSMAGALAGYYLFERYPSRIFWGNVGALSVGAAIGAAIVVEGYLISGFIILIPHTVNFLLYVYWRLSSKKYPLVKFGKIRDDGTLEVPNPLTLKWILPYYFRLTEKQATSFMYVLTAIFCIIGFAVPG, encoded by the coding sequence TTGATAGATGAACTGGCTACACTGGTAAATTCACTCGGTTTTATGGTATTGACTTTTTTCCTTGTACCATTTTTTATGATGTTAGCTTCAATGCCAAATATTATTCATAAATTGAGGGATAAGGGATGTGTTTCAAAAGATATGTACAAAAAAGACCTTCCCGATGTTGCATTAAACGGAGGTCTTGTTATACTTTTACTTTCACTATTGTCAATATCAATTATCTCTTTATTTTACAGCAGATATATTGAAGATGTTAATTATGCAATTATAACAGTTGTTTCTCTTTTTGCTTTTTTTGGAATACTTGATGATGTAATTGATATTGGAAGACCTGCAAAATTAATACTTTTATACTATTGTGCCTATTCATTGATGCCATTTATACCTCATAATATAAATTGTTGTATTCCATTCATAGGTACTTTTACTGTTGGTATAATTGCTCTTCAGATTATAATTCCTCTTTATGTTCCGGTTGTGGCAAATCTGGTTAATATGCACTCCGGCTTCAATGGTCTGGCACCCGGTTTATCCCTGATGATAATCATAACCTTGATAATAAAGGCATTATATCATGGAGATGTCTGTAAAATACTTTTTATTGTCAGTATGGCCGGTGCTCTTGCAGGTTATTATCTTTTTGAGAGATATCCTTCACGTATATTCTGGGGGAATGTTGGTGCATTATCAGTAGGGGCTGCAATTGGTGCAGCAATAGTTGTTGAAGGATATTTGATTAGTGGATTTATAATTTTAATACCGCACACGGTTAATTTCCTTTTATATGTGTACTGGCGGTTAAGCAGCAAAAAATACCCGCTCGTAAAATTCGGAAAAATACGTGATGATGGTACTTTGGAAGTTCCAAATCCTTTAACACTAAAATGGATTTTACCATATTATTTCCGATTAACTGAAAAGCAGGCAACATCTTTCATGTATGTTTTGACTGCAATATTTTGCATTATTGGTTTTGCAGTTCCAGGATAA
- a CDS encoding radical SAM/SPASM domain-containing protein, which produces MAFYTKDEREKYYGYYLLYEKISDLSLKKKVLVGCNLATKKIDEKFNRTNLLFRPTAIQIEPTTKCNLKCKFCLSPVWERKGKDMDIGDFKKIIDQFPFLVNVLLQGVGEPLMCKDFFKMIEYCHHKKIKVGTVTNGTLLDNETVKKILDSKIEWLAISIDGSKPETFENIRIGANFNQVISNVSNLIKMRGNSKIPRIPIHFVGNINNMNELPGVVRLAKNIGADGVDIVGINSWGGQYENVKSINQTEKLKQDVAEKYLNEASALANEIGITFDAVGKDGGYMWYQNENIKKNPIHCQFIFKSCFITVEGHVTPCTNWTDRDNIAFGNILKEDFNSIWNSQKIIELRDSYIRGEIPEPCRDCTEPHLVR; this is translated from the coding sequence ATGGCTTTTTACACAAAAGATGAAAGAGAAAAATATTATGGATATTACCTGTTATATGAAAAAATTTCAGACCTTAGCCTTAAAAAGAAGGTTTTAGTCGGATGTAATCTGGCAACAAAAAAAATTGATGAAAAATTTAACAGGACAAACTTACTTTTTCGACCAACAGCAATTCAAATTGAGCCAACTACAAAATGTAATCTGAAATGTAAATTTTGCTTATCACCGGTATGGGAAAGAAAAGGAAAAGATATGGATATTGGGGATTTCAAAAAAATTATTGATCAATTTCCTTTTCTTGTAAATGTACTTCTACAAGGTGTTGGAGAACCTCTTATGTGTAAAGATTTTTTTAAGATGATTGAATATTGCCATCATAAAAAAATAAAGGTTGGTACTGTTACAAATGGAACCCTTCTTGATAATGAAACCGTAAAAAAAATTTTGGATTCCAAAATTGAATGGCTGGCCATATCAATTGACGGATCAAAACCAGAAACTTTTGAGAATATTCGTATTGGAGCAAATTTTAATCAGGTTATAAGCAATGTCTCAAATTTGATAAAGATGCGGGGGAACTCAAAAATACCCAGAATTCCAATACATTTTGTTGGAAATATAAATAATATGAATGAACTTCCCGGTGTTGTGCGTCTCGCAAAAAATATTGGTGCCGACGGAGTAGATATCGTTGGAATTAATTCATGGGGAGGTCAATATGAAAATGTTAAATCCATTAATCAGACTGAGAAATTAAAACAGGATGTTGCAGAAAAATATCTAAATGAGGCATCTGCACTGGCCAATGAAATTGGAATTACATTTGATGCTGTTGGAAAAGATGGGGGGTATATGTGGTACCAAAATGAAAATATTAAAAAAAATCCAATTCACTGCCAATTTATTTTTAAATCCTGTTTTATTACTGTTGAAGGTCACGTAACACCATGTACCAACTGGACAGATCGTGATAATATTGCCTTTGGAAATATTTTAAAAGAAGATTTCAATTCTATATGGAACTCTCAAAAAATTATCGAACTTAGAGATTCATATATTAGGGGAGAAATTCCTGAACCTTGTAGGGATTGCACTGAACCACATTTGGTTAGATAA
- a CDS encoding lipid II:glycine glycyltransferase FemX codes for MSFNLQIADENMVDLWNNAVNSSAHGSIFHTWKWLKIVEKNTNYTLFPLIINRGETLVSVFPIFYRKSIFLKEAVSPPDRTFLLYLGPVIPDYESLKQSKRETYLLEIQRETDNYIFSKLGCNYVRINSSPGLKDSRPYQWAGYQVNPSYTYRLDLSNGFDSLWNQFNRPVRKMINAMYKKGIKIKDGDKSDLKYIYELLSIRFQDQKKKVKKLDNWNYLSDLYDEFYGKNMKIFMAEYNENLIGGVVLLYFSNIVYFWIGVPKSDLKGISANEIIYWESIKWAYNNGFLYLDQMDGGDNRRLRRFKSKFNPDLYPYHMMIKNKSTIYKSAKYLAKKMK; via the coding sequence ATGAGTTTTAATCTTCAGATTGCAGATGAAAATATGGTTGATCTTTGGAATAATGCTGTTAATTCATCTGCTCATGGCTCAATATTTCACACCTGGAAATGGCTGAAAATCGTTGAAAAAAATACTAATTATACTTTGTTTCCTTTGATAATCAATAGAGGTGAAACCCTTGTATCTGTTTTTCCGATTTTTTACAGAAAATCAATTTTTTTAAAGGAGGCAGTATCTCCGCCTGACAGGACATTTCTTTTGTATCTCGGTCCTGTAATTCCTGATTATGAATCATTAAAACAAAGTAAAAGGGAGACTTATCTTCTGGAAATTCAGAGAGAAACTGATAATTATATTTTTTCAAAACTTGGTTGTAATTATGTCAGAATTAATTCGTCTCCTGGTTTGAAAGACTCAAGACCATATCAGTGGGCTGGATATCAGGTAAATCCATCATATACATATCGTCTTGACCTGTCAAATGGTTTTGATTCATTATGGAATCAATTTAACAGACCTGTAAGAAAGATGATCAACGCTATGTATAAAAAGGGAATTAAAATAAAAGACGGAGACAAGAGCGATTTAAAATATATTTACGAATTGTTAAGTATACGTTTTCAGGATCAGAAAAAGAAAGTAAAAAAACTGGATAACTGGAATTATTTATCTGATCTATATGATGAATTTTATGGAAAAAATATGAAAATATTCATGGCAGAATATAACGAGAATCTGATAGGGGGGGTTGTTTTGCTTTATTTTAGCAATATAGTATACTTTTGGATTGGAGTGCCTAAATCAGATCTTAAAGGCATATCGGCAAATGAAATTATTTATTGGGAATCAATAAAATGGGCATACAATAATGGTTTTTTATATTTGGATCAGATGGATGGCGGGGATAATCGTCGTTTAAGACGATTTAAATCCAAATTCAATCCTGACTTATATCCATACCATATGATGATAAAAAATAAATCAACAATCTATAAATCTGCAAAGTATCTGGCTAAAAAAATGAAATGA
- a CDS encoding exosortase/archaeosortase family protein, whose amino-acid sequence MESENMKIMHLREISPEKAAWIWVISVLTSLTLYFIFTTLTYLKMDAIIIWALSCVSMIYLSRKEQSIIDHGKQKLYLMGGIFVCLFSFLNIPLGLGNPPYSIGEFSILLSGISIIIFSLLKLKKLIIPALFPLLAVFGFEIYELFLRNQEWIIEPLIPPTIYFTNLVLNIIGINPEIDGNIISFLSTSGEHIYLAIVTDCTGIWSLGTFTIAAIIVLFTFPEAISKKSALLIFIGYIGTYISNIGRITLISLSGYLYGPKGVIEHVHVHIGWILFTIWMIVFWYYFFRHHLHYSISETSSDKYI is encoded by the coding sequence TTGGAATCTGAAAATATGAAAATTATGCACTTGAGGGAAATATCACCAGAAAAGGCTGCATGGATATGGGTAATTTCCGTATTAACTAGTTTAACGCTTTATTTTATATTTACAACTCTGACTTATTTGAAAATGGATGCAATAATTATCTGGGCACTATCCTGTGTTTCGATGATATATCTTTCGAGAAAGGAACAAAGCATAATTGATCATGGGAAACAGAAACTATATCTTATGGGGGGGATATTTGTCTGCCTATTCAGTTTTTTGAATATACCCTTAGGCCTTGGAAATCCTCCTTATTCTATTGGAGAATTTTCAATTTTACTTTCAGGAATTAGTATTATTATTTTCAGTCTGCTTAAATTAAAAAAGCTTATTATTCCTGCATTATTTCCTTTGCTTGCTGTTTTTGGATTTGAAATATATGAACTATTTTTAAGGAATCAGGAGTGGATAATTGAACCTCTTATACCACCTACTATATATTTCACGAATTTGGTTTTGAATATTATTGGAATTAATCCGGAAATCGATGGAAATATAATCTCTTTTTTATCTACATCAGGTGAGCATATTTATCTTGCCATAGTAACTGACTGTACTGGGATCTGGTCACTTGGGACATTTACAATTGCAGCAATAATAGTACTTTTTACATTTCCTGAAGCAATTTCTAAGAAAAGTGCACTTCTAATTTTTATTGGATATATAGGGACATATATCTCAAATATTGGACGAATTACGCTTATATCACTGAGTGGATATTTGTATGGGCCTAAAGGAGTAATCGAACATGTTCATGTTCATATCGGGTGGATTCTTTTTACCATATGGATGATTGTCTTTTGGTATTATTTCTTTAGGCATCATCTTCATTATTCTATTAGTGAAACCAGTTCAGATAAATATATTTAG
- a CDS encoding lipid II:glycine glycyltransferase FemX: MEIKIANEEDKTKWDDLILFSENGTLYHTWDWLKLMEKHSTKKIFSHRLKATLYPIMVFDGSSLYGVIPLYLYKILSVKFVASPPPGVENKYLGPVIQNNDKIKLHNKYSKFIKFQNQIDYFIKNTLKSNIVNIDLPPYPQDPRSFIWSGYSVEPRHTNIIDLKKRETEIWNNFNKKLRNEIKKAHNEGIIVEEGTKEHIDFIYTTMSENQRIYSSKEFIQEIYDVFYPENLKIFVAKKDNKVLSGLIITNYKNKVDAWIGTPKVSYKGISPNPLIHWACIQWACTNKYNFYEIIDADNPNFFRFKNKFNSELIHYYSMRWYSPKIRISKGIYRAIKPRYK; encoded by the coding sequence ATGGAAATTAAAATAGCAAATGAGGAGGATAAGACAAAATGGGACGATTTGATTTTATTTTCAGAAAACGGGACACTCTACCATACGTGGGACTGGCTTAAGTTAATGGAAAAACATTCAACTAAAAAAATTTTTTCGCATCGCCTTAAAGCAACTTTGTATCCCATTATGGTTTTTGACGGATCTTCGTTATATGGTGTAATTCCATTATATCTATACAAAATTCTGTCAGTCAAATTCGTAGCTTCGCCCCCCCCTGGTGTTGAAAACAAATATCTGGGACCTGTCATTCAAAATAATGATAAAATAAAACTTCACAATAAATATTCAAAATTTATTAAATTTCAAAATCAAATTGATTATTTTATAAAAAATACATTAAAATCAAATATTGTAAATATCGATCTACCACCTTACCCTCAGGATCCAAGATCTTTTATCTGGAGCGGATACAGTGTTGAACCCCGCCATACAAACATAATCGATTTAAAAAAGAGGGAAACTGAGATCTGGAACAATTTTAACAAAAAATTACGCAATGAGATAAAAAAAGCTCATAATGAAGGAATCATAGTTGAAGAGGGAACAAAAGAACACATTGATTTTATTTATACTACTATGTCTGAAAATCAAAGAATATATTCTTCTAAAGAATTTATTCAAGAAATATATGATGTTTTTTACCCTGAAAATTTAAAAATATTTGTTGCCAAGAAGGACAACAAAGTTCTAAGTGGACTTATAATAACAAACTATAAAAATAAAGTTGATGCCTGGATAGGAACACCAAAAGTATCGTACAAAGGCATAAGTCCAAACCCTTTAATTCACTGGGCATGTATTCAGTGGGCATGCACAAATAAATATAATTTTTATGAAATTATCGATGCTGACAATCCTAATTTTTTTAGATTTAAAAATAAATTTAATTCTGAACTAATACACTATTATTCAATGAGATGGTACTCACCAAAAATCAGAATCAGTAAAGGTATATATAGGGCAATTAAACCCAGGTATAAATGA